AGGATGATGCCTGCCTTTACTCGCCAGCATCTGAGCCAGAGGTAGGGGCTGGGTGGGTTCCCCGAGGCGTGGGGACACGTGGGGATGTGCTGCCAGCCTGCATCCCCCTCTGTCACCCCCTCCGGCAGGTCATCGCGGTCGGGGCAACCAACAGCGAGGACCAGCCCGCCTCCATCGGCACCCTGGGCACCAACTTCGGCCGCTGCGTGGACCTGTTCGCCCCAGGGGACAACATCATCGGCGCCTCCAGCGACTGCAGCACGTGCTTCACGGCGCAGAGCGGCACATCGCAGGCGGCCGCACATGTGGCAGGCGAGTGGGGCACTGGGGGGGTGGGCCAGTTGGGTTGGGGGCATTTATTTGCCAGCCAAGGTTTTGGCATATTTGGCTCGTTTGGGTGCTGGGGCCCACATGGACCTCTGATGCCCCATGTGTGCAGGTGGTGGGCTGCAGCAAGTTCTTCTCGCATATCACCTCCTGTGGTCCTGTAGTCCCCTTTCTGGGTCCCAGCTGGGCCCCCATCAAGTCCCTGGGGGCCCCAGCCCTGACCCCCGTTGGTCAGCGGCGCCGTGCTGATGCCCACGCTCCTACCACCCCGGCATGCCAGCATCTCTCTGCAGTCACACTGCATGTCCCCCCGGTTCTCACCGCGGCCCCTCGGCTCCCTGCAGGCATCGCAGCCATGCTGCTCAGCGCCGAGCCCAGCCTGAGCCTCGCCGAGCTCCGGCAGCGCCTCCTGCACTTCGCCACCAAGAATGCCATCAATGCGGCGTGGTTCCCCGAGGAGCAGCGGCTCCAGACACCTAACACCGTGGCGGGGCTCCCCAACCGGCTGGGTGCAGGTAAAGACCCCGAGGTGTCCCAGGGCCTGAGCATGGCTCCAGGTGCCACTAAGGGCTGACACCGCCTGCCCTGTTGCAGATGAGCAGCTGTACTGCCGCTCAGTGTGGTCGGCACGCTCGGGGCTCACCCGGCACGCCACGGCCGTGGCTCGCTGTGCCGGCGACGAGGAGATGCTCAGCTGCTCCAGCTTCTCCCACAGTGGCCGGCGGCTTGGCGAGCATATGGAGGTGAGGTGTGGTGCGTGGCACCCCAAAAACGCTGCCCGTGGGGGGCACCCCGGTGATGCTATGTGCTCTCTCGGCCGCAGGacaaggaggggaggaagcagtGCGTGGCCCACAACGCTTTCTGGGGCCAAGGCGTCTATGCCATCGCCAGGTGCTGCACGTGGCCCAAGGCTGAGTGCCGGATCAATGCCAGCTCGCAGGCGGCCgagggggctggctgctccccgCAGGACCACGTGTTGACTGGTAAGGCCTGAAACACGGCTCACAGACCCTTGGGGCTGTGGGCATGGGTCTCAGCAGGGACATCCCCTCTGACATCCCCTCTGCCCTTGGCAGGCTGCAGCTTCCACTCCCCCTCTGCCACCCTGGGTGATGGCAGCAGACCCGTGCCGGGGCCAGGGACTGGGCCTGGCCGCTGTGCCGGGGGAACGGAGGTGACGGCACACGcgtcctgctgccctgctgccgtGCTGGAGTGCCGGGTGAAGGAGCACGTGCCTCAGGGCTCTGCCGAGAAGGTAGGGAGGGCGTCACGCCGACCACCTCACCCCGAGCCCCAGAGACCACTGGGGACGGGCAGACACCCCCACTTTGGTGACCCGTGGAGGGTGACATCCTTCCCCGGCTAGGTGACGGTGTCCTGTGACGACGGCTGGACGCTGACGGGCTGCAACGCCTACTCCCAGGGCCCCGGCACCTTGGGGTCCTACGCTGTGGACGACACCTGCGTGGCAGTGAGTGCCGCCGGCAGCTGGGCAGCCGCGGCCGTCGCCATTTGCTGCCGGAGCCGGCAGTAGGGACAGGCCGAGCTGCCACCAGGGCGGCTGTGCCATGCTGCGAGACGTGGCTGCTCACGGGTGCCAGCCTGTCACTTGTTTGGTGACAGGACGGGCTCCTGCTAGTGCAGGGCATGGAGGAAGGAAACACCACAGGAGCACAACTGTGTGGCGGTGGAGGCCCAGCCAAGCCTCCCGGTACAAGCCATGGGGCAGCTCTCCAAGCAGCCACCATGCATCCAAAGCCCTGCTGCCCTTTCCCTGCCGCATTTCTACACATTCCTATACCTATACCGACTGTATAAGCTGTCTTGAGGCTATTTGTTTGTGTTGTCACACAGCGTATGACAAAATCCCcacctttatatatatataaaaaaaagtgaggatTGCTCCTTTCTCTCCTGGCTGGTTGCTCCTTAGGCTTCAGCTAACACAGCTTTGCACTCTGTGAATCATCATCCAGCCATTTAGGGTGGTTTTAAAATTGTGTGCTCAGGTATTTGGGAGACCTCTTTACTTTTTAGCCAAGTGTAAGAGTTCTAGtttaaaaagtctgtttaaTTAGATTTTAATCTGCATTGCTACAGAATCAGCTACTGCTTTGTTAGTGTGGCTTTTTGTTGATGTTGAAGTCAGAGTTGATGACCTGCTGGTGCTATGTGTTGCTTTAGTGGTTTCCCTTTCAGGGCTTCCCAAGTCATACAGAACTGgctgcaaattttttttttttaaagaaaaatgaaagaagaaaatctttcacAGTACTTCAGTTTTTACCTTTGTAccttatatatttattcagagttttataaataaacatttataaagtgtcttctaaaaataaaactcagagACCAGTGCTTAGTAGACACAGTCCATGGTCTGCCTTCACGTACATCCCCACGGGGCAGCGGGACACGGGGCTGCTCACCTGGACGGGGGAGCTGGCACCCATCCCGTGGGACATGGGTGCCTGGACACCTGCATTGCTCCCCCAGACAAGCTCTGCTTTGTTAGTGAGACAGCACCTGGGGCTTGATCATCCTTGGACACCCACTAAAGGATGGCCAGCATCCTCCGAGGCCAGTGCAGACGGCGCGGGCACCCTCGCCTTGCCCCTGGCTGGCCCGAGCTGCAGCAACCAGGGGCCGGTTGGTGTTGCCCTGTGCAGATGCAGGAACTGcacaagtttgttttcaaacaggGGTGGAACAAGAGGCTCCAGTTATGGAAATAAAGTGTCGCCCAGCTTTGGGGAATGTGTCCTTGagctttctttctgctgccGGTATAAACACTGGGCTTCCCTGGGTGAGGCCTGAAGCCCCGGTGGGAAGGTGAAGGGTAGCTGCTTGGAAAGGGACAGCAGTGGGCAGAAGTGCCAGGA
This Cygnus olor isolate bCygOlo1 chromosome 8, bCygOlo1.pri.v2, whole genome shotgun sequence DNA region includes the following protein-coding sequences:
- the PCSK9 gene encoding proprotein convertase subtilisin/kexin type 9 — encoded protein: MVLVLPLVLLLLAAKAVAVEELAEELVLALGAADEVVAAVGAAPSGHAAFHRAAKASWRLPGRYVVVLREGSGEAEVRGTARRLQARAARHGYLTELLHVFHLLPAFLVKMSSDVLDMALKLPHVEYVEEDAYVFAQSIPWNLGRIVPPQPSSGAYSPPNKGDQVEIYLLDTSVQSTHREIEGRVLVTDFENVPEEDGTRFHRQASKCDSHGTHTAGVLSGRDAGVATGANIRSLRVLNCQGKGTVSGTLIGLEFIKTTLEAQPYAPLVVLLPFAGAYSRALNAGCRRLVQMGVVMVAAAGNYKDDACLYSPASEPEVIAVGATNSEDQPASIGTLGTNFGRCVDLFAPGDNIIGASSDCSTCFTAQSGTSQAAAHVAGIAAMLLSAEPSLSLAELRQRLLHFATKNAINAAWFPEEQRLQTPNTVAGLPNRLGADEQLYCRSVWSARSGLTRHATAVARCAGDEEMLSCSSFSHSGRRLGEHMEDKEGRKQCVAHNAFWGQGVYAIARCCTWPKAECRINASSQAAEGAGCSPQDHVLTGCSFHSPSATLGDGSRPVPGPGTGPGRCAGGTEVTAHASCCPAAVLECRVKEHVPQGSAEKVTVSCDDGWTLTGCNAYSQGPGTLGSYAVDDTCVAVSAAGSWAAAAVAICCRSRQ